The Methanohalophilus portucalensis genome window below encodes:
- a CDS encoding aminotransferase class I/II-fold pyridoxal phosphate-dependent enzyme, with the protein MVSDNEDIISLGVGEPDYITPWHIREACIHSLEQGETSYTSNYGLVELRDEISRMYTQKQGLYYDPTSEILVTSGVSEALDLAVRAITDPGDEIIIVEPSYVAYAPAIIFAGGNPVAVQTCREDEFKLTSENLKKAITPKTKAILLNYPNNPTGAVMDKKELEPIADIVEEHDIMVISDEVYERMTYDTQHTCFASLDGMRQRTIVLNGFSKAYSMTGFRMAYALAPAPVLAAMMRIHQYSMLCAPITAQVGAIEALKNGEEEVEKMVNEYNRRRRLIVKGFNNIGLECFNPGGAFYAFPSVASTGLTSEQFAERLLEQQQVVTIPGDVFGRAGNGYLRCAYAASREDIKEALERIETFISNI; encoded by the coding sequence ATGGTCTCCGACAATGAGGACATTATATCCCTCGGAGTTGGAGAGCCCGATTATATTACTCCCTGGCACATCCGGGAAGCCTGCATTCATTCACTGGAACAGGGAGAAACGTCCTATACATCCAACTATGGACTTGTAGAACTCAGGGACGAAATATCCAGGATGTACACCCAGAAGCAAGGATTATACTACGACCCTACATCCGAAATACTGGTGACATCGGGAGTAAGTGAAGCACTGGATTTGGCTGTGCGTGCCATTACCGACCCGGGTGATGAGATCATAATTGTGGAGCCCTCTTACGTTGCCTATGCACCTGCAATCATTTTTGCAGGCGGAAACCCGGTTGCCGTACAAACATGCAGGGAAGACGAGTTCAAGCTTACTTCGGAAAATCTGAAAAAAGCAATCACTCCGAAAACCAAAGCCATCCTGCTCAATTATCCAAACAATCCCACCGGAGCCGTGATGGATAAAAAGGAACTGGAACCCATCGCAGACATTGTGGAAGAACATGATATAATGGTCATCTCGGATGAAGTCTATGAAAGGATGACCTATGACACACAGCATACGTGTTTTGCCTCCCTGGATGGCATGAGGCAACGCACCATAGTCCTCAATGGGTTTTCCAAGGCATATTCGATGACCGGTTTTAGAATGGCCTATGCACTTGCCCCTGCACCGGTGTTAGCAGCCATGATGCGCATACACCAGTACAGCATGCTTTGTGCCCCCATAACCGCACAGGTAGGAGCTATAGAGGCCCTCAAGAATGGTGAAGAAGAAGTAGAGAAAATGGTCAATGAATATAACCGGCGTCGCAGACTTATTGTCAAAGGATTCAATAATATAGGCCTGGAATGCTTCAATCCGGGCGGGGCTTTTTACGCATTTCCATCAGTTGCGTCCACAGGCCTGACATCGGAACAATTTGCTGAAAGACTGCTTGAACAGCAACAGGTTGTTACCATACCCGGTGATGTATTCGGCAGGGCAGGAAATGGATACCTAAGATGTGCATATGCAGCCTCCAGAGAAGACATTAAGGAAGCTCTTGAGAGAATCGAGACATTCATATCAAAC
- a CDS encoding Lrp/AsnC family transcriptional regulator, whose amino-acid sequence MDRQTRDILEILENDARSSYEDISALVDMTPEEVQKRIHQLEKAKIIRKYKTVIDWELAGEDYVYAIIELKVTLERKQGYQGIAERLYRFPEVRSVRLLSGEHDIALTVRGKSMKQVAFFVAEKIATLEQVHNTATHFVLKTYKEDGLIMEEPEHVKRLPVSP is encoded by the coding sequence ATGGACAGGCAAACAAGGGACATATTGGAGATACTGGAAAATGATGCCAGATCAAGCTATGAGGACATCTCCGCCCTTGTTGACATGACCCCGGAAGAAGTCCAGAAGCGAATCCATCAGCTTGAAAAAGCAAAGATAATCCGCAAATATAAAACAGTGATTGACTGGGAACTTGCCGGGGAAGATTATGTCTATGCGATCATTGAACTGAAGGTAACACTGGAACGCAAACAGGGATACCAGGGTATCGCAGAAAGGCTGTACCGTTTCCCCGAAGTGCGTTCTGTCAGACTTCTTTCAGGAGAACATGACATAGCCCTTACGGTCCGTGGCAAATCCATGAAGCAGGTCGCTTTTTTTGTTGCAGAAAAGATAGCCACTCTGGAACAGGTGCATAACACCGCCACCCATTTCGTACTCAAGACCTACAAAGAAGACGGGTTGATTATGGAAGAGCCCGAACATGTAAAACGTCTGCCGGTTTCCCCCTAA
- a CDS encoding 30S ribosomal protein S8e yields the protein MISQGRSKRTATAAKRKTARGKRKYEIGSEPAETHVAETRRKSVKTRGGCHKVKLLQEKIANVTDPSTGKTAAVTIENVTDNEANEHYVRRNILTKGSIIKTELGDARITSRPGQDGVVNAILTK from the coding sequence ATGATATCCCAGGGAAGATCAAAGAGAACGGCCACAGCTGCCAAGAGAAAAACAGCACGCGGAAAGAGGAAATATGAAATCGGCAGTGAACCTGCAGAAACACATGTCGCAGAAACAAGAAGGAAATCCGTAAAGACAAGGGGCGGCTGCCACAAAGTAAAACTCCTTCAGGAAAAAATTGCCAATGTCACCGATCCCTCTACCGGCAAGACAGCAGCAGTCACAATAGAGAATGTTACCGACAATGAAGCCAACGAGCACTACGTCAGGCGTAACATACTAACAAAGGGAAGCATCATCAAGACCGAACTTGGAGATGCCAGGATCACCAGTCGTCCGGGCCAGGATGGCGTTGTCAACGCAATTCTTACAAAATAA
- a CDS encoding ribonuclease Z, with product MLRVVFLGTGGALPTVNRNPSSILVNREGELLLFDCGEGTQQQMMRARTGMMSLSSIFITHFHADHVLGIPGLLQTLSFHGRDAPLTIYGPAWVEQFVKLVSLLGYCRLNFEIKAVPLEAGDTVQREGYVINAIASEHSVPSLAYSLVENDRPGKFDRRHAEELGVPVGPLFSRLQKGESVEVNGRVIYPNEVIGPSRKGRKLIYTGDTRPCEAIIKASKNADVLIHDGTLAQEKADWACESLHSTAKEAADVAQKAEVQRLILTHISSRYTDDSSVLLEEAKEVFENTCVADDLMEFEVPYGKQ from the coding sequence ATGCTTCGTGTAGTGTTCCTTGGTACCGGGGGAGCTCTCCCAACTGTGAACAGGAATCCCTCTTCCATTCTGGTCAACAGGGAGGGGGAGTTGCTCCTTTTTGATTGCGGGGAGGGGACCCAGCAGCAAATGATGCGTGCCAGGACTGGCATGATGTCCCTCTCTTCTATATTCATTACACATTTTCATGCAGATCATGTGCTGGGAATTCCTGGCCTTTTGCAAACTCTTTCTTTCCACGGCAGGGATGCTCCACTGACTATATATGGTCCTGCCTGGGTGGAACAATTTGTAAAATTGGTATCACTACTTGGCTACTGCCGATTGAATTTTGAGATTAAAGCAGTACCTCTCGAAGCCGGGGACACTGTCCAACGGGAAGGTTATGTGATTAATGCAATTGCAAGTGAGCACAGTGTTCCTTCTCTTGCCTATTCTCTTGTGGAAAATGACCGCCCGGGCAAATTTGACCGCCGTCATGCTGAAGAGCTGGGTGTACCCGTAGGCCCCCTTTTTTCCCGTCTCCAGAAAGGTGAATCTGTAGAAGTAAATGGCAGGGTCATCTATCCCAATGAAGTAATAGGTCCTTCCCGTAAGGGGCGCAAACTCATCTATACCGGTGATACTCGCCCGTGTGAGGCAATTATTAAAGCAAGTAAAAACGCTGATGTCTTAATTCATGATGGGACACTTGCACAGGAAAAAGCAGATTGGGCCTGTGAATCACTGCATTCTACAGCAAAAGAGGCCGCAGACGTGGCACAAAAAGCAGAGGTACAGCGGCTCATCCTGACCCATATCAGCTCGAGGTATACTGACGATTCTTCAGTACTTCTGGAGGAGGCAAAAGAAGTTTTCGAAAATACCTGTGTGGCAGATGACCTGATGGAATTTGAAGTTCCCTATGGGAAACAATGA
- a CDS encoding AAA family ATPase, whose amino-acid sequence MARSAQRPSLKKIPQEAIEAKESTAEIVILQPIGYPLCGIIEEYPRIEEPELFECYARMQWNGYIARKNDYLFDHRMFPDFAYRIQEVRPEATIIGQSTTIVVNQEEKEKTDIEYPVEVAFDDIVGQVKAKRKCKLIERYLEEPERFGKWAPRNILFHGPSGTGKTMVAKALANKTDVAFLPVKATQLIGEFVGEGSRQIHQLYERAGELAPSIIFIDELDAIALDRRYQELRGDVAEIVNALLTEMDGISQRDGVCTICATNRTAVLDGAVRSRFEEEIEFVLPGKEERKEIIELNLQTFPIKAEANVGELAKLTNGLSGRDIVEKVLKSALHHAIMDDMEKVEAHYFEKAASGLQKKETNTHLYA is encoded by the coding sequence ATGGCAAGATCCGCACAACGTCCCAGTCTGAAAAAAATACCCCAGGAAGCAATCGAGGCAAAAGAATCTACTGCAGAAATTGTAATTTTGCAACCTATTGGTTACCCCCTCTGTGGAATTATTGAAGAATATCCACGCATCGAAGAACCCGAACTTTTCGAATGTTATGCGAGAATGCAATGGAATGGTTACATTGCCCGAAAAAACGATTACCTCTTTGATCACAGAATGTTCCCTGATTTTGCGTACAGAATCCAGGAAGTAAGGCCCGAAGCTACAATAATAGGCCAGTCCACAACAATTGTAGTGAATCAGGAAGAGAAGGAAAAAACGGATATTGAATATCCCGTGGAAGTTGCATTTGATGATATCGTCGGACAGGTTAAAGCAAAACGCAAATGCAAGCTCATCGAGAGATATTTGGAAGAGCCGGAAAGATTTGGCAAATGGGCACCTCGCAACATCCTGTTCCATGGACCATCAGGTACAGGGAAAACCATGGTCGCAAAAGCCCTTGCAAATAAAACTGATGTGGCATTCCTCCCGGTCAAAGCCACACAACTTATAGGAGAATTTGTAGGAGAAGGCTCCCGCCAGATACATCAGCTGTATGAAAGAGCCGGCGAACTTGCACCCAGCATTATTTTCATAGACGAACTGGATGCCATTGCCCTTGATAGGCGATACCAGGAACTCAGGGGCGATGTAGCCGAAATCGTCAACGCCCTGCTAACCGAAATGGACGGTATCAGCCAGAGAGATGGAGTGTGCACCATCTGTGCCACAAACAGGACAGCAGTACTTGACGGCGCAGTAAGAAGCCGTTTTGAAGAGGAGATCGAGTTTGTACTTCCTGGCAAAGAGGAAAGAAAAGAAATAATCGAACTCAATCTACAGACATTCCCCATAAAAGCTGAAGCTAACGTAGGTGAACTTGCAAAACTGACCAACGGCCTTTCAGGAAGAGACATTGTGGAAAAAGTCCTCAAAAGTGCCCTTCACCATGCAATAATGGACGACATGGAAAAAGTTGAAGCACATTATTTTGAAAAAGCTGCATCCGGGTTGCAGAAAAAGGAAACAAATACCCACCTTTACGCCTGA